One segment of Streptomyces sp. NBC_01217 DNA contains the following:
- a CDS encoding HAD family hydrolase, whose amino-acid sequence MPRLALFDLDGTLADRQSALSDAVTGLCLAHALAPDAERWLRTELADRANAADFARMWEVFDVDVPVAQLWQEYVSLMSDAVTCRPEVLDGLAHLRAAAWTIGIITNGASDIQRAKLAATGLAALVDGVAVSGDLEIRKPDLRLFELAASRCGVNLADGGWMVGDNPAGDIGGGHQAGLRTIWLHGRPWPDGLRAAHRVVDDVTDAITILLNETSE is encoded by the coding sequence ATGCCCAGACTTGCGCTCTTCGATCTGGACGGCACGCTGGCCGACCGGCAGTCGGCGCTCAGCGACGCCGTGACCGGCCTGTGCCTGGCTCACGCCCTCGCTCCAGACGCCGAACGGTGGCTGCGCACCGAGCTGGCCGACCGCGCGAACGCCGCCGACTTCGCCCGGATGTGGGAAGTCTTCGACGTGGATGTCCCCGTCGCGCAGCTGTGGCAGGAGTACGTCAGCCTCATGTCGGACGCCGTCACCTGCCGACCGGAGGTCCTCGATGGCCTGGCCCATCTGCGCGCTGCCGCATGGACGATCGGCATCATCACCAACGGGGCCAGCGATATCCAGCGCGCCAAACTCGCCGCGACCGGCCTCGCCGCCCTGGTCGACGGCGTCGCGGTCTCGGGCGACCTGGAGATCCGCAAGCCGGACCTGCGCCTCTTCGAACTCGCAGCCTCCCGCTGTGGCGTGAACCTCGCGGACGGCGGCTGGATGGTCGGTGACAACCCGGCCGGGGACATCGGCGGCGGACACCAGGCCGGCCTGCGCACCATCTGGCTGCACGGCCGTCCATGGCCGGACGGCCTTCGCGCCGCGCACCGCGTCGTCGACGACGTCACCGACGCCATCACCATCCTGCTCAACGAGACCTCGGAGTAG
- a CDS encoding DUF1932 domain-containing protein — protein MDQPTVGILHPGSMGAAVAACAATNAAAVLWCEAGRSTASATRAKQFGLTPVATLPELLDRSDIVISLCPPAAAEDLARDVAEYGLTGVYVEANATNPERTTRIAGLLGPDATVVDGGVVGSPPVRGKTPTLYLSGPAAATAQIEALFAGTDVLTTTLGTEIGKASALKLSYASFQKTSRVLVALAVGMAREHGVDQELIEVASWRTDSYLAEPEYVAKTAARAWRWGPELEEAADALAAAGLPPEMLHAAATTLARWHDVKDDSELTLTDALNRLAQP, from the coding sequence GTGGACCAGCCGACCGTCGGCATCCTCCACCCCGGCAGCATGGGCGCCGCCGTCGCCGCCTGCGCCGCGACCAACGCGGCCGCGGTCCTGTGGTGCGAGGCCGGACGCAGCACCGCGTCCGCAACACGCGCCAAGCAGTTCGGCCTGACGCCGGTGGCCACGCTGCCCGAGCTGCTGGACCGCAGCGACATCGTCATCAGCCTCTGCCCGCCGGCCGCCGCCGAGGACCTGGCGCGCGACGTCGCCGAGTACGGCCTCACCGGCGTGTACGTGGAGGCGAACGCCACCAACCCCGAGCGGACGACGCGGATTGCCGGGCTGCTCGGACCGGACGCGACCGTCGTGGACGGCGGCGTCGTCGGCTCCCCGCCCGTACGCGGCAAGACGCCGACGCTGTACCTGTCCGGTCCGGCCGCCGCTACCGCGCAGATCGAGGCGCTCTTTGCGGGCACGGACGTTCTGACGACGACGTTGGGCACGGAGATCGGGAAGGCGTCGGCGTTGAAGTTGTCGTACGCGTCGTTCCAGAAGACCAGCCGGGTGCTGGTGGCGCTCGCGGTCGGCATGGCGCGCGAGCACGGCGTCGACCAGGAGCTCATCGAGGTCGCCTCCTGGCGGACAGACTCGTACCTCGCCGAGCCTGAGTACGTGGCCAAGACCGCAGCACGCGCCTGGCGCTGGGGCCCGGAACTGGAGGAAGCCGCTGATGCGCTCGCGGCCGCCGGCCTTCCGCCGGAGATGCTGCACGCGGCCGCGACCACGCTGGCACGGTGGCACGACGTCAAGGACGACAGCGAGCTCACGCTCACCGACGCCCTCAACCGACTCGCCCAGCCGTAG
- a CDS encoding phosphotransferase-like protein, which produces MSTKRGVILYGPPAAGKDTVTTTLTDLSSKYAQFARLKVGTGKSAGYRMGTAEHLRELEAAGDVVYANSRYGNTYVLDRPGLDVAFAAGVPVVHLGQVDGIRALVDGYPANWTVVLLWCPREVTAQRSAGRGDTDTTARLAAWDATREDLDAHPDLAWDLTADTTAMSPQDAARLIDQLLAQRAGAARA; this is translated from the coding sequence GTGAGCACGAAGCGGGGCGTGATCCTGTACGGCCCGCCGGCGGCGGGCAAGGACACCGTCACCACGACGCTCACCGACTTGAGCTCGAAGTACGCGCAGTTCGCGCGGCTCAAGGTCGGGACGGGCAAGTCCGCCGGCTACCGGATGGGCACCGCGGAGCATCTGCGTGAGCTGGAGGCCGCGGGCGACGTCGTCTACGCAAACTCCAGGTACGGCAACACGTACGTGCTCGACAGGCCGGGCCTCGACGTGGCGTTCGCGGCCGGGGTGCCGGTGGTGCACCTCGGGCAGGTCGACGGCATCCGGGCCCTGGTCGACGGCTACCCGGCCAACTGGACGGTGGTGCTGCTGTGGTGCCCGCGCGAGGTGACCGCGCAGCGATCCGCAGGTCGCGGCGACACCGACACCACGGCTCGCCTGGCGGCGTGGGACGCGACTCGCGAAGACTTGGACGCGCACCCGGACCTGGCCTGGGACCTGACCGCGGACACCACAGCGATGTCCCCGCAGGACGCGGCGCGGCTCATCGACCAGCTGCTGGCGCAGCGGGCGGGAGCAGCGAGGGCATGA
- a CDS encoding AAA family ATPase, giving the protein MTMTEGQRVGKQRAGWRPDRLREQREAHGLTLEKAGERLREVAEQAKLKGIPAANPQTLWQHEQGEVFPGPHYRRAYCLLYRATEPDLGFRTALPGEETSFKLTPMDDRLNGAQVLAVERAIHRIAPGSGEADHFDLQQRIIDAWKRRHTGGDPHRPVLILVGGFAGSGKTELARFFVQLTGWPLLDKDPLTRPLVERLLVALGGDANDRHTDLYREKVRPVEYDCLMQSATANIKCGISTVLTAPFITEMADPAWMQRLANRAGSMGVDVYPVWVRCDEESMREYIGFRSAARDAWKLARWEEYMATIDLELRPAVPHLVVDNRLGTAVTLADQARQAMGAMYA; this is encoded by the coding sequence ATGACGATGACGGAGGGGCAGAGGGTGGGGAAGCAGCGTGCAGGGTGGAGGCCGGATCGGCTGCGCGAGCAGCGGGAGGCCCACGGCCTGACTCTGGAGAAGGCCGGTGAGCGTCTCCGGGAGGTTGCCGAGCAGGCCAAGCTCAAGGGCATCCCAGCCGCGAATCCTCAGACCTTGTGGCAGCACGAACAGGGCGAGGTCTTCCCGGGTCCTCACTACCGGCGCGCATACTGCCTCCTCTACCGGGCCACCGAGCCCGACCTCGGATTCCGTACTGCTCTGCCAGGTGAAGAGACGTCCTTCAAGCTCACGCCGATGGACGACCGCCTCAACGGCGCGCAAGTCCTGGCTGTTGAGCGGGCGATTCACCGCATCGCGCCGGGCTCGGGCGAAGCCGACCACTTCGACCTGCAGCAGCGCATCATCGACGCCTGGAAGCGGAGGCACACCGGGGGCGACCCGCACCGCCCAGTACTCATCCTGGTCGGCGGATTCGCCGGCAGCGGAAAAACCGAGCTCGCCCGCTTCTTCGTCCAGCTCACCGGCTGGCCGCTGCTCGACAAGGACCCGCTCACCCGCCCGCTCGTGGAACGTCTCCTGGTCGCGCTGGGCGGCGACGCGAACGACAGGCACACCGATCTCTACCGGGAGAAGGTCCGGCCGGTGGAGTACGACTGCTTGATGCAGTCGGCCACGGCCAACATCAAGTGCGGCATCAGCACCGTGCTGACCGCCCCGTTCATTACAGAGATGGCAGACCCGGCCTGGATGCAGCGCCTGGCCAACCGCGCGGGATCGATGGGTGTCGACGTCTACCCGGTGTGGGTTCGCTGCGACGAGGAGTCGATGCGCGAGTACATCGGATTCCGCTCCGCAGCCCGGGACGCATGGAAGCTGGCGCGGTGGGAGGAGTACATGGCCACGATCGACCTGGAGCTACGCCCGGCGGTGCCGCACCTGGTCGTCGACAATCGGCTGGGGACCGCGGTGACGCTCGCGGACCAGGCCCGGCAGGCAATGGGGGCGATGTACGCGTGA
- a CDS encoding AAA family ATPase translates to MTASDAVLLDDTLVNCLEARLGQLLRAEHTDTLTLEGRFEISRISAALSGRAGPAPRTILMTGMPGAGKTTLARAFEQAGMVRLCPDEEMFRRYGHYGRDFPRGEFRVREAPVLKDIALELQEHLLAGRDVVVDHGFWTPEERGQWAATAMEAGGTPVLVYLPVPHEVRWERIRERNALALVDANSIEFSEEDLRRFATRFHPPTADEPHIVYDGDPKAVLAAVDRALPRPDGGRH, encoded by the coding sequence GTGACCGCCAGCGACGCCGTTCTCCTGGACGACACCCTCGTTAACTGCCTCGAAGCCCGTCTCGGGCAGCTCCTTCGAGCGGAGCACACCGACACCCTGACTCTGGAAGGACGATTCGAGATCAGCCGCATCTCCGCAGCTCTGTCCGGCCGTGCGGGGCCCGCGCCCCGCACGATCCTCATGACCGGAATGCCGGGAGCTGGCAAAACGACCCTGGCTCGCGCCTTTGAGCAGGCCGGGATGGTGCGCCTCTGCCCAGATGAAGAGATGTTCCGCCGCTACGGCCACTATGGGCGCGACTTCCCCCGCGGTGAGTTCCGCGTCAGGGAGGCTCCGGTCCTCAAAGACATCGCCCTGGAGCTCCAGGAGCACCTGCTGGCTGGGCGTGACGTCGTGGTGGATCACGGATTCTGGACACCGGAAGAGCGCGGCCAGTGGGCGGCAACTGCGATGGAGGCTGGCGGCACGCCTGTGCTGGTCTACCTGCCGGTGCCGCATGAGGTGCGCTGGGAGAGGATTCGTGAGCGCAACGCCCTGGCGCTGGTCGACGCGAACTCGATTGAGTTCAGCGAGGAAGACCTCCGACGCTTTGCAACCCGCTTCCATCCGCCGACCGCCGACGAACCGCACATCGTCTACGACGGGGATCCGAAAGCTGTGCTGGCCGCAGTGGACCGTGCCCTGCCTCGTCCCGACGGCGGCCGTCATTGA
- a CDS encoding GntR family transcriptional regulator produces MPGQPRADNRPPYARIAGHYRDLISSGELSPGDLLPSIRALAEQWDVSTATADRAMKLLREEKLVQGIPGVGTEVMGRPVSLASGSERHDRSSKTQSSWGVGEKSSGHTAGMVGAPEDVAHVLDIEPGDDVIRRSRVYRDAHGIVSHSTSWIPAEFAQVLPEVTKCERLKGGLSLDLIARATGRQVVQRVDEETARIATAQDLELLELEPSTVAAILVLTARFLDADGQLLEYGVDLGAPGRTRHTTSEVQR; encoded by the coding sequence ATGCCAGGGCAACCCCGAGCGGACAACCGGCCGCCGTACGCGCGCATCGCGGGTCACTACCGTGACCTCATCAGCTCCGGGGAGCTCTCGCCGGGCGACCTGCTGCCGAGCATCCGAGCTCTGGCCGAGCAGTGGGACGTCAGCACCGCGACGGCCGACCGAGCCATGAAGCTGCTGCGGGAAGAGAAGTTGGTCCAGGGCATCCCGGGTGTCGGCACCGAGGTAATGGGTCGCCCCGTGTCGCTCGCCTCTGGCTCGGAGCGCCACGACCGCAGCAGCAAGACACAGTCCTCGTGGGGCGTCGGCGAGAAGTCGTCCGGCCACACCGCCGGCATGGTGGGCGCCCCCGAGGACGTCGCACATGTACTCGACATCGAGCCTGGTGACGACGTGATTCGCCGAAGCCGCGTCTACCGGGATGCTCACGGCATCGTCTCCCACTCAACGTCCTGGATCCCGGCGGAATTCGCCCAAGTGCTGCCTGAGGTGACGAAGTGCGAGCGCCTCAAGGGCGGGCTGTCGCTGGATCTGATCGCCCGAGCCACCGGGCGGCAGGTCGTGCAGCGCGTGGATGAGGAGACCGCTCGCATCGCCACGGCACAGGACCTCGAGCTCCTGGAGCTGGAGCCCAGCACCGTGGCGGCGATCCTGGTGCTAACCGCGAGATTCCTGGACGCCGACGGCCAACTCCTGGAGTACGGAGTCGACCTGGGCGCGCCCGGCCGCACGCGGCACACCACGTCGGAGGTGCAGCGGTGA
- a CDS encoding WhiB family transcriptional regulator gives MTSTQARHTRRAVLQAAVDASARCAAADPDQWFREDNEPQMTWQARRAEAIRVCTGCPARAACEELALRNGDGNSRVDDMVRGGLSGTELAAVRTAQAERLAAAVDADRDTEGRLLDDLSVELRAQAGLNPDGRRNGGRLCQDENRTEQNLRIRALAASIRQIRTARRARAGWGVAA, from the coding sequence ATGACATCCACTCAGGCCCGGCACACACGCCGGGCCGTACTCCAGGCCGCGGTCGACGCCAGCGCACGCTGCGCCGCCGCCGACCCGGACCAATGGTTCCGTGAGGACAACGAGCCCCAGATGACCTGGCAGGCCCGCCGTGCCGAGGCGATCCGGGTCTGCACCGGCTGCCCCGCCCGCGCCGCGTGCGAGGAACTCGCGCTGCGCAACGGTGACGGCAACTCCCGTGTCGACGACATGGTCCGTGGGGGCCTTTCCGGTACCGAGCTCGCCGCCGTCCGTACCGCCCAGGCCGAGCGCCTGGCCGCCGCGGTTGACGCGGATCGGGATACCGAGGGCCGCCTGCTTGACGACCTGTCCGTTGAGCTCCGTGCCCAGGCCGGTCTCAACCCGGACGGCCGCCGCAACGGAGGCCGTCTTTGCCAGGACGAGAACCGGACCGAACAGAACCTCCGGATCCGCGCTCTCGCCGCCAGCATCCGCCAGATCCGTACCGCCCGCCGCGCGCGGGCCGGATGGGGGGTGGCGGCATGA
- a CDS encoding DUF2637 domain-containing protein, with protein sequence MTIIEVPQSAAPDILVSRPPVAASDVPEKVSGAARGVSRPDKRKTIKPTRDRLMTALSLVAAIGGTLVGVIGFAMSYSTLAKVALSWGFSEGLAPWFPVGVDASIIAFLALDLYLIRKSTPWPLLRVAAHAMTGATIWFNASSQGRISADPVKAASHGVMPILFVIGVEAARRLIIQKARLEAGTATDRIPMHRWILSPVATPRFYRRMRLHGISSYPEMIRRQQALIGYEQWLKRKYDGDLSKATEDERLPMKMAAHGYTVAEALAMPEQQERDAEARAEEAERRRLDAETRQELARKKAEADRLEADGQLEAVRARVEGETGQARAHARAQVSAAERAAALEETALETAVIAEARAREAEAERKEAQEREAKGAAEVRAAELARQAAEKRRLAAEADRVAAAEAQAIETAEIAEARKRRAEADRLTAETERAAAEARRRTAETDRLTAQENERKALADVGVQEARKREAETEYAAAEARLAAAEIERRSVEIEDVAKLSPRERSVRKVARMILAASGDADRVLLADIQRETAVSSTDTASKYRQEAVDLLSQGYRPEQ encoded by the coding sequence GTGACGATCATCGAAGTGCCGCAGAGCGCGGCTCCCGACATCCTTGTTTCGCGCCCGCCGGTCGCCGCTTCGGACGTACCCGAGAAGGTTTCGGGAGCGGCCCGGGGCGTTTCGCGACCGGACAAGCGGAAGACGATCAAGCCTACACGTGACCGGCTGATGACCGCCCTGTCGCTCGTCGCCGCGATCGGCGGAACGCTGGTCGGCGTCATCGGCTTTGCGATGTCGTACAGCACCCTGGCCAAGGTCGCCCTGAGCTGGGGATTCAGCGAGGGACTGGCGCCCTGGTTCCCGGTCGGCGTCGACGCGAGCATCATCGCGTTCCTCGCGCTGGACCTGTACCTGATCCGCAAGAGCACCCCGTGGCCGCTCCTGCGGGTGGCCGCGCACGCCATGACCGGCGCGACGATCTGGTTCAACGCCAGCTCACAGGGCCGGATCAGCGCCGACCCGGTCAAGGCCGCCTCGCACGGCGTGATGCCGATCCTGTTCGTGATCGGCGTGGAGGCCGCCCGCCGCCTGATCATCCAAAAGGCCAGGCTGGAGGCGGGAACGGCCACCGACCGGATCCCGATGCACCGCTGGATCCTCTCCCCCGTCGCCACGCCGCGGTTCTACCGCCGGATGCGGCTGCACGGCATCAGCTCGTACCCGGAGATGATCCGGCGCCAGCAGGCCCTCATCGGCTACGAGCAGTGGCTCAAGCGCAAGTACGACGGCGACCTCAGCAAGGCGACCGAGGATGAGCGGCTGCCGATGAAGATGGCCGCCCACGGCTACACGGTTGCTGAGGCCCTCGCGATGCCTGAGCAGCAGGAACGCGATGCGGAGGCCCGTGCGGAGGAAGCCGAGCGTCGGCGCCTGGATGCGGAGACGCGCCAGGAGCTTGCACGGAAGAAGGCTGAGGCCGACCGGCTGGAGGCAGACGGTCAGCTCGAAGCCGTCCGCGCCCGGGTGGAAGGCGAGACCGGCCAGGCCCGTGCGCACGCCCGAGCCCAGGTCAGCGCCGCGGAGCGGGCCGCTGCACTGGAGGAGACGGCGCTGGAGACGGCCGTCATCGCTGAGGCCCGCGCCCGCGAGGCGGAGGCGGAGCGCAAGGAGGCCCAGGAGCGCGAGGCCAAGGGCGCCGCGGAAGTCCGTGCGGCGGAGCTGGCGCGCCAGGCGGCGGAGAAGCGGAGGCTCGCGGCGGAGGCCGACAGGGTTGCCGCCGCGGAGGCGCAGGCGATCGAGACGGCGGAGATCGCGGAGGCCCGCAAGCGTAGGGCCGAAGCTGACCGGCTTACTGCCGAAACCGAGAGGGCTGCTGCCGAAGCCCGCCGCCGCACCGCCGAAACCGACCGGCTCACGGCGCAGGAGAACGAGCGCAAGGCACTCGCCGACGTGGGCGTCCAGGAAGCGCGGAAGCGTGAGGCCGAAACCGAGTACGCCGCTGCCGAAGCCCGGCTTGCCGCAGCCGAAATCGAGCGGCGCTCGGTCGAAATCGAGGACGTTGCGAAGCTCAGCCCGCGCGAGCGTTCGGTGCGCAAGGTCGCCCGGATGATCCTCGCCGCCAGCGGTGACGCCGACCGGGTGCTGCTCGCCGACATCCAGCGCGAAACGGCGGTGTCCTCCACCGACACCGCCTCGAAGTACCGCCAGGAAGCGGTCGACCTGCTCAGCCAGGGCTACCGCCCGGAGCAGTGA
- a CDS encoding conjugal transfer protein TraB: MSDNLPAVPGMSGGSSSGNGFLALSGRTAALATAALFLKEGMHLLKTHMQANANAAMRLSEMCDAAEVEPQFTAMILDASTSLTGVAEASGEMVNAADSVDTDARGFNESHDREYRPGYEASNGSGVKQAKPGFYRRTGRRS, translated from the coding sequence GTGAGCGACAACCTCCCCGCCGTCCCGGGAATGAGCGGCGGATCCAGCAGCGGCAACGGCTTCCTCGCCCTGTCCGGCCGGACCGCCGCCCTCGCGACCGCCGCTCTCTTCCTCAAGGAGGGGATGCACCTGCTCAAGACCCACATGCAGGCCAACGCCAACGCGGCCATGCGCCTGTCGGAGATGTGCGACGCGGCCGAAGTCGAGCCGCAGTTCACCGCGATGATCCTGGACGCGTCCACCTCCCTCACCGGGGTGGCGGAGGCATCCGGGGAGATGGTGAACGCCGCCGACTCCGTCGACACCGATGCCCGCGGCTTCAACGAGTCGCACGACCGGGAGTACCGCCCCGGCTACGAGGCATCCAACGGCTCCGGCGTGAAGCAGGCCAAGCCCGGCTTCTACCGGCGCACCGGCCGCCGCAGCTGA
- a CDS encoding winged helix-turn-helix domain-containing protein yields the protein MSTIDQAAPAADTTKRVPGHVIYRRVLAERTSYALAAAGMAVGPQLDDSAWSYLASGGIGLGTLAWLYAKTKSPDHGLDTLTRAQRAIPFLTAAGTYVASLITPGFNWWEVVAPAAWAGLMGWMAPLTRSAGLVLELTEHQEQQGNGPGEALTYTEFLAAKWTQATGDGTRLVSITPYRADRPDFEAVVVAQAGKAVPTFTEVQLAAAFDFPVGTVRMRPVQGSGPGRMQLIARPTTEDTERAAEGLRGLWESAVSAPGGAAPGVDLIDHRSEPHRIVLLVASPPGKEIRLPHTAICSAFGIDDPSRLVIETDGIRQGVVSVYKTNPLMKVRKATVEDLTMDDKGRITIGVCHDGKPARMRLWDPGQGALRGITAGVTGAGKSVLQNLILAGEKRSGVVSWVGDVQGGMSLPEAEGRVDWFAKGPVETLLMLTAAHAVMKYRERISNEMGRGDFALGRPWPLINITLDEINRLLSHPDEAMRKATAYFIADIQKTGRKVGIGIRLAVQSLHLKDLGDDDAIRQQGKVGALFLMRTASSSTKEMGLDGIAPAGFQMENIPARIYENGQIEALFSGKDDEDGESTAGMAYMFLDGRAKFMRTFFAEKVDGVYPDLIALYGDEPANGLTEGEAKAAQAGVALYGVRHSNPYADCDTLAQAFSGTSDSEPMAGPPATTDGEGDSGEAPAPTGAPFGIPFGDGPDIGEEPGLQDQILTLLADGPMSLKELREALPGFQPSSVSNACSQLKAKGLATSLKRGHWQLADS from the coding sequence TTGAGCACCATCGACCAGGCGGCGCCGGCCGCCGACACCACCAAGCGCGTTCCGGGCCACGTCATCTACCGGCGCGTCCTGGCCGAACGCACCTCCTACGCGCTCGCCGCGGCCGGGATGGCCGTCGGCCCGCAGCTGGACGACAGCGCCTGGTCCTACCTCGCCTCCGGCGGGATCGGACTGGGCACGCTCGCCTGGCTGTACGCGAAGACGAAGAGCCCCGACCACGGTCTGGACACCCTCACCCGGGCGCAGCGGGCGATCCCGTTCCTGACGGCCGCCGGCACCTACGTGGCGAGCCTGATCACCCCCGGATTCAACTGGTGGGAGGTCGTCGCCCCGGCCGCGTGGGCGGGCCTGATGGGCTGGATGGCCCCGCTCACCCGCAGCGCCGGTCTGGTCCTGGAGCTCACCGAGCACCAGGAGCAGCAGGGCAACGGCCCCGGGGAGGCGCTGACGTACACCGAGTTCCTCGCCGCGAAGTGGACGCAGGCCACCGGCGACGGTACGCGCCTGGTGTCCATCACGCCATACCGCGCGGATCGGCCCGACTTCGAGGCCGTCGTCGTCGCCCAGGCGGGGAAGGCGGTGCCCACGTTCACCGAGGTGCAGCTCGCCGCCGCGTTCGACTTCCCGGTCGGCACGGTGCGGATGCGCCCCGTACAGGGATCGGGGCCCGGCCGGATGCAGCTGATCGCCCGCCCCACCACCGAGGACACCGAGCGGGCCGCGGAAGGGCTGCGCGGCCTGTGGGAGTCGGCGGTCTCCGCGCCCGGCGGCGCCGCCCCCGGCGTCGACCTGATCGACCACCGGTCCGAGCCGCACCGCATCGTGCTCCTGGTCGCCTCCCCTCCGGGTAAAGAGATCCGCCTGCCGCACACGGCGATCTGCTCCGCTTTCGGTATCGACGACCCGTCCCGGCTAGTCATCGAGACCGACGGCATCCGCCAGGGCGTCGTCTCCGTCTACAAGACGAACCCGCTGATGAAGGTCCGCAAGGCCACCGTCGAAGACCTGACGATGGACGACAAAGGCCGCATCACCATCGGCGTCTGCCACGACGGCAAGCCCGCCCGGATGCGGCTGTGGGACCCGGGCCAGGGTGCGCTGCGCGGCATCACCGCAGGCGTCACCGGCGCGGGCAAGTCCGTGCTGCAGAACCTGATCCTCGCCGGGGAGAAGCGCTCCGGCGTCGTCTCCTGGGTCGGCGACGTCCAGGGCGGCATGTCGCTGCCCGAGGCGGAGGGCCGGGTCGACTGGTTCGCCAAGGGCCCGGTGGAGACGCTCCTGATGCTCACGGCCGCGCACGCGGTCATGAAGTACCGCGAGCGGATCAGCAACGAGATGGGGCGCGGCGACTTCGCACTCGGTCGGCCGTGGCCGCTCATCAACATCACGCTGGACGAGATCAACCGCCTGCTGTCCCACCCGGACGAAGCGATGCGCAAGGCCACTGCGTACTTCATCGCCGACATCCAGAAGACCGGCCGCAAGGTCGGTATCGGCATCCGGCTCGCCGTCCAGTCACTGCACCTCAAGGACCTGGGCGACGACGACGCGATCCGCCAGCAGGGCAAGGTCGGCGCACTGTTCCTCATGCGCACCGCTTCCTCCTCCACCAAGGAGATGGGCCTGGACGGTATCGCCCCGGCCGGTTTCCAGATGGAGAACATCCCCGCCCGGATCTACGAGAACGGGCAGATCGAGGCGCTGTTCTCCGGCAAGGACGACGAGGACGGCGAGTCCACCGCGGGCATGGCGTACATGTTCCTCGACGGCCGGGCGAAGTTCATGCGCACCTTCTTCGCGGAGAAGGTCGACGGTGTCTATCCCGACCTGATCGCCCTGTACGGCGACGAACCGGCGAACGGGCTCACCGAGGGCGAGGCCAAGGCCGCACAGGCCGGGGTCGCGCTCTACGGCGTCCGGCACTCCAACCCGTACGCCGACTGCGACACCCTCGCCCAGGCGTTCTCCGGAACCTCCGACAGCGAGCCGATGGCCGGTCCGCCAGCCACCACGGACGGCGAAGGCGACAGCGGCGAGGCGCCCGCCCCGACCGGGGCGCCCTTCGGGATCCCGTTCGGGGACGGCCCCGACATCGGGGAGGAGCCCGGCCTCCAGGACCAGATCCTCACGCTGCTCGCAGACGGGCCCATGAGTCTCAAGGAGCTGCGCGAGGCCCTGCCCGGCTTCCAGCCCTCCAGCGTCAGCAACGCCTGCTCGCAGCTCAAGGCGAAGGGCCTGGCCACGTCGCTCAAGCGTGGCCACTGGCAGCTCGCCGACAGCTGA
- a CDS encoding RRQRL motif-containing zinc-binding protein codes for MTRTRRKRRREIKRVPRTDATLPEHDRRACPAGLLTRRQLREKGLSPGGHDPVAVLRCKHCSYRPDQSCIHPTRAWLWREDLAKPKRVPTLAQEWALDRAMAARQTCPDCRRRYIFCLPLRTQGCCNACNTGTEPTPGTYLAPPAKHLLAA; via the coding sequence ATGACGAGGACGCGACGGAAGCGGCGCCGCGAGATCAAGCGCGTGCCCCGCACTGACGCGACCCTGCCGGAGCACGATCGCAGGGCTTGTCCCGCTGGTCTGCTTACCCGGCGGCAGTTACGGGAGAAGGGGCTGAGCCCCGGCGGACACGACCCGGTCGCGGTCCTGCGCTGCAAGCACTGCTCGTACAGGCCCGACCAGTCATGCATCCATCCCACCCGGGCCTGGCTGTGGCGCGAGGACCTCGCCAAGCCGAAACGCGTGCCGACGCTCGCTCAGGAGTGGGCGCTGGACCGCGCGATGGCCGCGAGGCAGACCTGCCCCGACTGCAGGCGTCGCTACATCTTCTGCCTCCCGCTGCGCACCCAGGGCTGTTGCAACGCATGCAACACCGGCACCGAGCCCACCCCCGGCACCTACCTCGCTCCCCCGGCCAAGCACCTGCTTGCCGCCTGA